The Periplaneta americana isolate PAMFEO1 chromosome 2, P.americana_PAMFEO1_priV1, whole genome shotgun sequence genome has a window encoding:
- the ken gene encoding transcription factor Ken 1, producing MFDSSGLLTLHYGKHHTTLIDEIHAWFDRECFADVALVCEGKETLRAHRLVLASSSPLIKQVLQETPTVENPVTIQFPGVRATDMRLLLSFLYTGEAYVQSCDVDGVRELIQLLQIKPDFLDEKRPETPTATQHSQSVQDKDTQRQCESQHSESSSNSESSNNLSVREGSGKSSKDNNKRKSADEISSECSGSGDKSDGKSGPQEFPLASVTVKKEATEEEEEEDEGEDSDRDAVEDEQRRRRFIPVRRRSSLNPVNLSLSNPEQSSESPRSPGPVRAAESGEHSDIIADRDNTTKPSRRKKPTSVHIVRDFSLGIDSEERHHQPPEKTLGPLMPLDAPHLHHRTKRKHPNFYSDPEADSKVPEDVGKPSDTLHTSPDNYVVTPHRKRRPGFYNSPAQNPPFVPLCPSYIDELPAAHRGRGPHGHLSLPLAASSAPPYLDRPTISPGPGDLTSPPQQHGSEEVKYRPPSGDGSLGSAEFGAREIAAGWGPWSICQAQVAPSGESPSGEGGSATSLGPGKAPPVREYRCEYCGKQFGMSWNLKTHLRVHTGEKPFACRLCVAMFKQKAHLLKHLCSVHRNVISEGGEGRFNCCFCEVAFESLQELIRHLSGPHNNLLLSKNLQ from the exons ATGTTTGACAGCAGCGGTCTCCTGACCCTGCACTACGGCAAGCATCACACCACCCTGATCGACGAGATACATGCCTGGTTCGACAGAGAGTGCTTCGCAGATGTGGCGCTAGTGTGTGAAGGCAAGGAGACGCTGAGGGCCCACCGCCTCGTGCTGGCATCCTCGAGTCCCCTCATCAAGCAGGTGCTGCAGGAGACGCCTACAGTGGAGAACCCTGTCACCATCCAGTTCCCTGGTGTGCGTGCCACGGACATGAGGCTGCTTCTCAGCTTCCTCTACACTGGCGAGGCCTACGTCCAG tCTTGCGATGTTGATGGAGTTCGAGAACTCATCCAGTTACTACAAATAAAACCTGATTTTCTGGACGAAAAACGACCGGAAACCCCAACAGCAACGCAACATTCCCAGTCAGTACAAGATAAAGACACTCAAAGACAATGTGAATCACAGCATAGTGAAAGTTCTTCGAATTCTGAATCTAGCAATAATTTAAGTGTCAGAGAAGGTTCAGGGAAAAGtagcaaagacaacaacaaacgaaaAAGTGCAGATGAGATCTCAAGTGAATGTAGTGGGTCTGGAGACAAGTCTGATGGTAAGAGCGGTCCTCAAGAATTTCCACTTGCGTCTGTGACAGTGAAGAAAGAGGCTacagaagaggaggaggaggaagatgagGGAGAAGACAGTGACAGAGATGCGGTGGAGGATGAGCAGCGGAGGAGGAGGTTCATACCTGTTAGAAGACGCAGTTCTCTGAATCCTGTGAACCTGTCTCTGTCAAATCCAGAGCAGAGCAGTGAGTCGCCTAGATCTCCAGGTCCAGTGAGAGCTGCAGAATCGGGAGAGCACAGTGACATCATAGCTGACAGAGACAATACCACAAAG CCTTCAAGAAGAAAGAAACCAACAAGCGTCCACATTGTAAGGGACTTTTCACTTGGCATCGATAGTGAAGAGAGGCATCACCAGCCTCCAGAGAAAACTTTGGGTCCTCTCATGCCTCTGGACGCACCTCATCTCCACCACCGAACAAAGAGAAAACATCCTAATTTCTACTCAGATCCAGAAGCCGACAGCAAGGTGCCGGAAGATGTTGGAAAGCCTTCTGATACTCTCCACACATCTCCCGACAACTATGTTGTCACCCCTCATCGTAAGCGACGTCCAGGCTTCTACAACTCTCCAGCACAGAACCCACCGTTTGTTCCTCTGTGTCCGTCTTATATTGACGAATTACCGGCAGCACATCGTGGCCGGGGTCCTCACGGCCATCTCTCCCTCCCTCTGGCCGCGTCTTCAGCACCACCGTATCTTGATCGCCCCACAATTTCGCCGGGTCCTGGAGACCTGACCTCCCCACCACAGCAACACGGCTCTGAAGAAGTGAAATACAGACCGCCGAGTGGAGACGGCAGCTTAGGTTCGGCCGAGTTTGGGGCGAGGGAAATCGCAGCAGGGTGGGGTCCATGGTCTATTTGTCAAGCACAGGTTGCTCCAAGTGGAGAATCTCCGAGTGGTGAAGGCGGTTCGGCAACATCTCTAGGTCCTGGCAAAGCTCCACCCGTGAGGGAATACCGTTGTGAATACTGCGGCAAACAGTTTGGCATGAGCTGGAATCTCAAGACACATCTCCGTGTCCATACCGGTGAGAAACCATTTGCGTGTCGGTTGTGTGTGGCCATGTTCAAACAGAAAGCACACTTGTTGAAACATTTGTGTTCAGTGCATCGAAATGTGATCAGTGAAGGAGGAGAAGGTCGGTTTAACTGTTGTTTCTGTGAAGTGGCTTTCGAGAGTTTGCAAGAGCTTATCAGACATTTGTCTGGTCCACACAATAACCTCCTGCTGAGTAAGAACTTACAGTGA